One Nematostella vectensis chromosome 10, jaNemVect1.1, whole genome shotgun sequence genomic window carries:
- the LOC5506076 gene encoding uncharacterized protein LOC5506076: MDAVWIASSCCLLLGLTIAAPPIPSPQVTYVDPLSNTSVIIAWNTIDNSTGYHVFYKVHANSYAGYKSKTFAGAQPSCLGAHACNITGLKPGVMYCFKVAAYNEDGLSDGWDSNNCSLEATQGGKPTTAPWTNNKTTPIATEDTTLQSTSLPTDGSSPRPCPTQELVEPTKGSELSNKQTFNWLLYVVVPMAGLIVILVISIVVLVWRLHINQRFYKLYNRQKTAELGHMTKANENAV; this comes from the exons ATGGATGCTGTTTGGATAGCCTCTAGCTGCTGTTTGTTGTTGGGGCTCACTATTGCTG ctCCGCCTATTCCCTCCCCTCAAGTGACGTATGTGGACCCCTTGTCAAATACGTCGGTGATCATCGCTTGGAATACCATAGACAACAGTACAGGGTACCACGTCTTCTATAAAGTCCATGCGAACAGCTATGCGGGCTACAAGTCAAAGACCTTTGCTGGCGCGCAACCGTCCTGTCTGGGTGCCCACGCGTGTAACATCACTGGGCTCAAGCCCGGGGTAATGTACTGCTTCAAAGTCGCGGCGTACAACGAAGACGGCTTGTCTGACGGATGGGACAGCAACAATTGTTCTCTAGAGGCAACACAGGGTG GAAAGCCAACAACTGCGCCTTGGACTAATAACAAAACCACACCCATCGCCACTGAGGACACCACACTACAATCCACAAGTTTACCAACTGATGGATCCTCTCCGCGCCCGTGTCCCACCCAAGAACTAGTGGAGCCTACAAAAG gATCAGAActttcaaacaaacaaacattcaACTGGCTGCTATACGTCGTCGTGCCGATGGCGGGCCTAATTGTGATCCTAGTCATCAGTATAGTCGTCCTTGTATGGAGACTACACATTAATCAACG GTTTTACAAGCTCTACAACAGACAAAAGACAGCAGAGCTCGGTCATATGACAAAAGCCAACGAAAACGCCGTCTAA
- the LOC5506072 gene encoding nucleoporin p58/p45 isoform X1 codes for MMEREKFKHNSKMAAATFGSGTTNTLGTGFSFGGTTTGGTGPVPFGSSTPRASGFSAIKPLGIATTTANTSGLFATPAATKTTTGISFGATGTQATSASTGLSFGQLGNTSTSTLTAFGQPSTTSAPTGISFGQPTSSTGLSLGASSGLTLGGLQATTTTSGLFGAKPATTTSSLFSGANTSALGFGGLGTLGAKSTVATTTTVTGLGGTGSSSTLLSGATNGNTNKQGELQNLKDSPLPDKLNEIVEHIKKYVKEQKEHRDEISRYSASTMHKVREDTIAQRQLLAVVLNSIQRDGCSVENLKMDVAQELKNAEICQRTSDIPPALQHENTLPQEYFHRLVESFEERMQVYKKQIDIMESHLCSLSQGHTLTPQDLSQVMHHVHETFIALAAELHSIHEAVKIQKEHFLNYRKAYFKDPTDVFTVRQWQVNKPNPDLGVGPSPFNTTGNTASLATVTNQGSLGNQLSSLKTTGFGGSSTGSQASSLVSNTFGSSLGTTVSGTSSLGGLASNTLGATAAGSISGLGFGAPTNTGLGASFGVTPQATATPFGTKQKFELQRPPAGSKRGKKR; via the exons ATGATGGAGAGAGAGAAATTTAAGCATAATTCGAAAATGGCGGCAGCTACGTTTGGTTCTGGAACTACAAATACATTGGGGACAGGCTTTTCCTTCGGGGGCACAACCACTGGGGGAACTGGTCCGGTTCCATTTGGCTCAAGTACTCCCAGAGCTAGCGGTTTTTCAGCAATTAAGCCGTTGGGAATTGCGACAACGACGGCCAACACATCTGGTTTATTCGCGACTCCAGCCGCTACAAAAACTACCACTGGAATAAGTTTTGGCGCTACCGGCACACAAGCAACGTCCGCTAGTACTGGACTGAGCTTCGGTCAACTCGGTAATACTAGTACTTCTACACTCACTGCATTCGGTCAGCCTAGCACAACATCCGCACCTACAGGCATTTCATTTGGCCAACCAACGAGCTCGACTGGTCTATCCTTAGGCGCTTCAAGTGGGTTGACGCTAGGCGGCCTTCAGGCAACAACCACAACTAGTGGTCTGTTCGGAGCTAAACCAGCTACCACAACTAGTTCTCTTTTTAGTGGTGCAAATACATCTGCTTTAGGCTTTGGTGGCTTAGGGACTTTGGGTGCGAAGTCAACAGTAGCTACTACTACCACTGTAACTGGTCTTGGTGGAACAGGGTCAAGCTCTACCCTACTGTCTGGAGCTACAAATGGGAACACCAACAAGCAAGG tgagCTACAGAATCTCAAGGACAGTCCATTGCCAGACAAACTCAATGAGATAGTGGAGCACATCAA aaaatatgtGAAGGAGCAAAAAGAACATCGTGATGAGATATCACGTTACTCTGCAAGTACCATGCATAAAGTCCGTGAGGACACAATAGCGCAAAGACAG TTACTTGCTGTTGTTCTGAACAGTATCCAGAGAGATGGGTGTTCAGTAGAAAATCTGAAAATGGATGTTGCTCAA GAACTTAAGAATGCAGAGATTTGTCAGAGGACTAGTGACATCCCCCCTGCCCTTCAGCATGAGAACACACTACCACAAGAATACTTCCACCGCCTGGTGGAGTCCTTTGAAGAGAGGATGCAAGTCtacaaaaaacagattgacatCATGGAGAGCCACTTATGCTCTCTATCCCAAGGCCATACATTGACACCACAAG ATCTATCTCAAGTTATGCACCATGTCCATGAGACCTTCATCGCTTTAGCAGCTGAATTGCATTCTATCCATGAAGCAGTCAAG ATACAGAAAGAACACTTCTTAAACTACAGAAAAGCTTACTTCAAAGACCCCACTGATGTGTTTACTGTTAGGCAGTGGCAAGTGAATAAACCAA atcCAGATCTTGGAGTGGGGCCTTCTCCTTTTAACACCACTGGGAACACTGCCTCATTGGCTACTGTTACTAACCAAG GTAGCCTCGGCAACCAACTTTCTAGCCTGAAGACCACAGGGTTTGGAGGAAGCAGTACGGGTAGCCAAGCGAGCTCGTTGGTATCAAATACCTTTGGGTCCAGCCTAGGCACCACTGTTAGCGGCACTTCCTCACTTGGTGGCCTTGCTAGCAACACTCTTGGTGCAACAGCAGCTGGGTCCATTTCTGGGCTCGGTTTTGGGGCCCCGACAAACACGGGCCTTGGTGCCTCGTTTGGTGTAACACCACAGGCAACTGCCACCCCATTCGGAACGAAGCAGAAATTCGAACTTCAACGCCCTCCTGCTGGAAGCAAACGAGGCAAAAAGAGATGA
- the LOC5506072 gene encoding nucleoporin p58/p45 isoform X2, whose product MMEREKFKHNSKMAAATFGSGTTNTLGTGFSFGGTTTGGTGPVPFGSSTPRASGFSAIKPLGIATTTANTSGLFATPAATKTTTGISFGATGTQATSASTGLSFGQLGNTSTSTLTAFGQPSTTSAPTGISFGQPTSSTGLSLGASSGLTLGGLQATTTTSGLFGAKPATTTSSLFSGANTSALGFGGLGTLGAKSTVATTTTVTGLGGTGSSSTLLSGATNGNTNKQGELQNLKDSPLPDKLNEIVEHIKKYVKEQKEHRDEISRYSASTMHKVREDTIAQRQLLAVVLNSIQRDGCSVENLKMDVAQELKNAEICQRTSDIPPALQHENTLPQEYFHRLVESFEERMQVYKKQIDIMESHLCSLSQGHTLTPQDLSQVMHHVHETFIALAAELHSIHEAVKIQKEHFLNYRKAYFKDPTDVFTVRQWQVNKPNPDLGVGPSPFNTTGNTASLATVTNQASATNFLA is encoded by the exons ATGATGGAGAGAGAGAAATTTAAGCATAATTCGAAAATGGCGGCAGCTACGTTTGGTTCTGGAACTACAAATACATTGGGGACAGGCTTTTCCTTCGGGGGCACAACCACTGGGGGAACTGGTCCGGTTCCATTTGGCTCAAGTACTCCCAGAGCTAGCGGTTTTTCAGCAATTAAGCCGTTGGGAATTGCGACAACGACGGCCAACACATCTGGTTTATTCGCGACTCCAGCCGCTACAAAAACTACCACTGGAATAAGTTTTGGCGCTACCGGCACACAAGCAACGTCCGCTAGTACTGGACTGAGCTTCGGTCAACTCGGTAATACTAGTACTTCTACACTCACTGCATTCGGTCAGCCTAGCACAACATCCGCACCTACAGGCATTTCATTTGGCCAACCAACGAGCTCGACTGGTCTATCCTTAGGCGCTTCAAGTGGGTTGACGCTAGGCGGCCTTCAGGCAACAACCACAACTAGTGGTCTGTTCGGAGCTAAACCAGCTACCACAACTAGTTCTCTTTTTAGTGGTGCAAATACATCTGCTTTAGGCTTTGGTGGCTTAGGGACTTTGGGTGCGAAGTCAACAGTAGCTACTACTACCACTGTAACTGGTCTTGGTGGAACAGGGTCAAGCTCTACCCTACTGTCTGGAGCTACAAATGGGAACACCAACAAGCAAGG tgagCTACAGAATCTCAAGGACAGTCCATTGCCAGACAAACTCAATGAGATAGTGGAGCACATCAA aaaatatgtGAAGGAGCAAAAAGAACATCGTGATGAGATATCACGTTACTCTGCAAGTACCATGCATAAAGTCCGTGAGGACACAATAGCGCAAAGACAG TTACTTGCTGTTGTTCTGAACAGTATCCAGAGAGATGGGTGTTCAGTAGAAAATCTGAAAATGGATGTTGCTCAA GAACTTAAGAATGCAGAGATTTGTCAGAGGACTAGTGACATCCCCCCTGCCCTTCAGCATGAGAACACACTACCACAAGAATACTTCCACCGCCTGGTGGAGTCCTTTGAAGAGAGGATGCAAGTCtacaaaaaacagattgacatCATGGAGAGCCACTTATGCTCTCTATCCCAAGGCCATACATTGACACCACAAG ATCTATCTCAAGTTATGCACCATGTCCATGAGACCTTCATCGCTTTAGCAGCTGAATTGCATTCTATCCATGAAGCAGTCAAG ATACAGAAAGAACACTTCTTAAACTACAGAAAAGCTTACTTCAAAGACCCCACTGATGTGTTTACTGTTAGGCAGTGGCAAGTGAATAAACCAA atcCAGATCTTGGAGTGGGGCCTTCTCCTTTTAACACCACTGGGAACACTGCCTCATTGGCTACTGTTACTAACCAAG CCTCGGCAACCAACTTTCTAGCCTGA
- the LOC5506075 gene encoding myotubularin-related protein 6 — MAQIMDIIQTAKVDQVRLKTRFSKKVSRGTLYLTPTHLIFVDPVGAKETWILHSHILSLEKLPLNAAGSPLRIRCKTFQNATLIIPKEKECHDIYTALLFFSNREKLEDLYAFSYSPQTEKLTQSAGWALFDIKSDYTRMGVPSDLWTATQLNKDYELCDTYPNILYVPKSATKEVLVGSSRFRSRGRLPVLSFYHKSTQAAVCRCSQPLGGFKGRCPEDEQMIQALLNSNPNSKFIYIVDTRPRLNALANRAAGKGYESEDFYENVKFQFVGIENIHVMRQSLFKMLEVVGESPKTPAGAFYSGLEASNWLKHIKNILDTSVFIAKAVAMEKASVLVHCSDGWDRTAQTCSLASIILDPYYRTIHGFQVLIEKEWLSFGHKFTDRCGLLQSDQKEFSPVFLQFLESIWQLLQQFPFSFQFNERFLLTLHDHVYSCQFGTFLGNCQKERRDLGLPKRTYSLWGYMWQNISDYANPLYREVTQDDALWPDTSPQAIRFWRAMYNRYDNEVHPRETLLDSTSSIIDHNDSLQDHVKLLAKRIELLKMLREHYSNSLEPNGQGVVNESSVSDNSKSRYEEVDIEPAETKNESALVDENVQNLSEDLSAENNGQKELSLSDNDTINESISVVAKEGETQNPSLCEDEHLQKALKRYCLTMDDLLMELPPIAIKWKSVRDVSQCSTCSLPIAFLSRKYHCWNCGEVFCRRCIERQCSLPAHYSENTVPVCKQCYKRIQHNEI, encoded by the exons ATGGCGCAAATAATGGACATCATACAAACTGCTAAG GTTGACCAAGTCCGACTTAAGACCAGATTTAGCAAGAAGGTTTCCAGGGGTACACTTTATCTAACTCCAACTCATCTTATTTTTGTGGATCCTGTTGGTGCAAAGGAGACTTGG ATTCTTCACTCTCATATCCTGTCACTGGAGAAACTTCCACTGAATGCAGCTGGTTCCCCACTTCGCATCCGCTGCAAGACCTTCCAGAATGCAACACTCATTATTCCAAAAGAGAAGGAGTGTCACGACATCTACACTGCACTCCTATTCTTTTCAAATCGAG AAAAGCTGGAGGATCTTTATGCCTTCAGTTATTCACCACAAACGGAGAAGCTGACCCAATCTGCAGGATGGGCACTTTTTGATATTAAATCAGACTACACACGCATGGGGGTGCCATCTGACTTGTGGACTGCAACCCAGTTAAATAAAGACTATGAG TTGTGCGACACCTACCCAAATATCCTGTACGTTCCAAAGTCTGCAACAAAAGAAGTTTTGGTAGGCAGTTCAAGGTTCCGCAGTCGAGGTCGACTTCCAGTTCTCTCATTCTACCACAAAAGCACACAG gcTGCAGTGTGCAGATGTAGTCAGCCACTTGGTGGATTCAAAGGACGATGCCCTGAAGATGAGCAAATGATCCAAGCTCTTTTAAACTCCAATCCAAACTCTAAGTTCATCTACATAGTGGACACCAGACCACGG CTGAATGCCCTTGCTAACAGAGCCGCTGGAAAAGGTTATGAGAGTGAAGACTTTTATGAGAATGTCAAATTCCAGTTTGTTGGAATTGAGAATATTCACGTCATGCGGCAGTCACTATTCAAGATGCTTGAAG TTGTGGGGGAGAGCCCTAAGACTCCTGCTGGGGCATTTTATAGTGGACTGGAGGCAAGCAATTGGTTGAAGCATATCAAGAATATCCTGGATACATCTGTCTTTATTGCCAAG GCTGTGGCCATGGAGAAGGCCAGTGTTCTTGTACATTGTAGTGATGGTTGGGATAGAACTGCACAGACCTGCTCACTGGCTAGTATAATACTAGACCCCTACTACAGAACAATTCATGGCTTCCAA GTTTTGATTGAAAAAGAATGGTTATCATTTGGTCACAAGTTCACCGATCG ATGTGGTCTTCTTCAGTCAGACCAGAAAGAGTTTTCGCCAGTTTTCCTGCAATTTTTGGAAAGTATATGGCAACTTCTGCAGCAGTTCCCGTTTTCATTCCAGTTCAACGAGAGGTTCTTACTGACGCTTCATGATCACGTCTATTCCTGCCAG tTTGGGACATTTCTTGGTAACTGCCAGAAAGAAAGAAGAGATCTAGG ACTCCCTAAAAGGACGTACTCATTGTGGGGATACATGTGGCAGAATATCAGTGACTATGCCAATCCGCTGTACAGAGAGGTCACGCAAGATGACGCGTTATGGCCGGATACCTCACCTCAAGCAATCAG GTTTTGGCGCGCAATGTATAATCGATATGATAACGAGGTTCACCCAAGAGAGACCCTTTTGGACTCCACCAGTAGCATCATTGATCACAATGACTCACTGCAAGATCATGTCAAGCTCCTTGCGAAG cGTATTGAGTTGCTGAAGATGTTAAGGGAGCACTACTCTAACTCGCTAGAACCAAACGGGCAAGGTGTTGTTAACGAAAGCTCAGTCTCCGACAATAGTAAAAGCCGATACGAGGAGGTCGACATTGAGCCGGCAGAAACTAAGAATGAATCAGCTTTGGTTGACGAGAATGTACAGAACTTATCCGAGGACTTATCCGCTGAAAATAATGGGCAAAAGGAGCTCAGCCTTTCTGACAACGATACTATTAACGAATCAATATCTGTCGTTGCAAAGGAAGGAGAGACACAAAATCCATCACTGTGTGAGGATGAACACTTACAAAAAGCACTTAAAAGATATTGTCTGACTATGGATGATTTGCTAATGGAACTGCCGCCCATCGCTATCAAGTGGAAATCGGTCAGAGATGTTTCACAGTGTTCGACCTGCTCCTTGCCAATTGCTTTCCTTAGCCGAAAG